The Sesamum indicum cultivar Zhongzhi No. 13 linkage group LG1, S_indicum_v1.0, whole genome shotgun sequence genome includes a window with the following:
- the LOC105164042 gene encoding mediator of RNA polymerase II transcription subunit 30 isoform X1: MEEKPSTMSSSPTSSNYTTKTTQELAIEGQKHLEETVESAFLILSAMNDELCNPNLWSTTSSATSAAVSASGPPNTTSGGGTTSMSNGHHSNTDVLSDSSSASSSASASHSHPQHHNSFDIGGGALDEARLQYKSSVASLRSVLIAISNSQKVKLSEGVPTSTSLSPADQIEIEKLEEKASILRKELAVKNKYLKILMDQLRNLLADISTWQSPCAA; encoded by the exons ATGGAAGAGAAGCCTTCAACGATGAGTTCCTCTCCCACCTCCAGCAATTACACCACCAAGACCACACAAGAACTCGCCATTGAAGGCCAAAAACACCTCGAGGAAACAGTCGAATCCGCCTTCCTCATCCTCTCCGCGATGAACGACGAGCTCTGCAACCCCAACCTTTGGTCCACGACCTCCTCCGCCACTTCCGCCGCCGTCTCGGCCTCGGGTCCTCCTAACACCACTAGTGGTGGTGGGACCACCAGTATGAGTAACGGGCACCATTCCAACACCGACGTATTGTCGGACTCATCTTCTGCGTCTTCCTCCGCTTCTGCGTCTCATTCTCATCCTCAGCATCATAATAGCTTTGATATCGGTGGCGGGGCGCTTGACGAAGCTAGACTGCAGTATAAGTCCTCCGTTGCGTCATTACGGTCTGTCCTCATCGCAATTTCGAATTCCCAGAAG GTTAAGCTATCAGAAGGAGTTCCAACAAGTACTTCACTATCTCCAGCTGATCAAATAGAAATAGAGAAGCTTGAAGAGAAGGCCTCTATCTTAAGAAAG GAACTTGCAGTCAAGAACAAATATCTCAAGATTCTGATGGATCAGCTTCGTAATCTTCTAGCTGATATCTCTACTTGGCAAAGTCCTTGTGCAGCATGA
- the LOC105164042 gene encoding mediator of RNA polymerase II transcription subunit 30 isoform X2, whose product MEEKPSTMSSSPTSSNYTTKTTQELAIEGQKHLEETVESAFLILSAMNDELCNPNLWSTTSSATSAAVSASGPPNTTSGGGTTSMSNGHHSNTDVLSDSSSASSSASASHSHPQHHNSFDIGGGALDEARLQYKSSVASLRSVLIAISNSQKELAVKNKYLKILMDQLRNLLADISTWQSPCAA is encoded by the exons ATGGAAGAGAAGCCTTCAACGATGAGTTCCTCTCCCACCTCCAGCAATTACACCACCAAGACCACACAAGAACTCGCCATTGAAGGCCAAAAACACCTCGAGGAAACAGTCGAATCCGCCTTCCTCATCCTCTCCGCGATGAACGACGAGCTCTGCAACCCCAACCTTTGGTCCACGACCTCCTCCGCCACTTCCGCCGCCGTCTCGGCCTCGGGTCCTCCTAACACCACTAGTGGTGGTGGGACCACCAGTATGAGTAACGGGCACCATTCCAACACCGACGTATTGTCGGACTCATCTTCTGCGTCTTCCTCCGCTTCTGCGTCTCATTCTCATCCTCAGCATCATAATAGCTTTGATATCGGTGGCGGGGCGCTTGACGAAGCTAGACTGCAGTATAAGTCCTCCGTTGCGTCATTACGGTCTGTCCTCATCGCAATTTCGAATTCCCAGAAG GAACTTGCAGTCAAGAACAAATATCTCAAGATTCTGATGGATCAGCTTCGTAATCTTCTAGCTGATATCTCTACTTGGCAAAGTCCTTGTGCAGCATGA